Proteins co-encoded in one Microbacterium hydrocarbonoxydans genomic window:
- a CDS encoding aminoglycoside phosphotransferase family protein, with amino-acid sequence MANSPAAEITFDESQVRTLLRTSAPHLAELSLRLVAAGWDNAIWRIGDDLALRLPRRDASLPLAEHEQRALPDIGPRLAAIGIRTPMPLLAGHASESFPWPWSIVPWVEGEHALGIERSENTRWARTLAAALSALHRTAPEDAPRNPVRGVPLRERDAVMTERVRSVAMSPIIAQAWRDGVDAEPTRERVWIHGDLHPGNVIVRDGALCALIDFGDVTAGDPAYDLAAAWLLFDGTGHTTFRRATRARYDDATWVRARAWAAYLAIVFLTQMDDRPEFRRLGSRTALALAER; translated from the coding sequence ATGGCGAACTCACCGGCCGCGGAGATCACGTTCGACGAGTCGCAGGTCCGCACTCTCCTGCGGACATCGGCACCGCACCTCGCCGAGCTGTCCCTGCGTCTGGTGGCCGCAGGCTGGGACAACGCGATCTGGCGGATCGGCGACGATCTGGCGCTCCGTCTCCCCCGTCGCGATGCCTCACTCCCGCTCGCGGAGCACGAGCAGCGTGCATTGCCCGACATCGGACCACGACTCGCCGCCATCGGCATACGGACTCCGATGCCGTTGCTGGCGGGACACGCCTCTGAGAGTTTCCCCTGGCCCTGGTCGATCGTTCCGTGGGTGGAGGGCGAGCACGCGCTCGGAATCGAGCGCAGCGAGAACACCCGCTGGGCGAGGACTCTCGCCGCGGCCCTCTCGGCCCTGCACCGGACGGCCCCCGAGGACGCCCCGCGCAATCCCGTGCGCGGAGTTCCGCTGAGAGAACGAGATGCCGTCATGACGGAGAGGGTCCGCTCCGTCGCCATGTCGCCGATCATCGCCCAGGCGTGGCGAGACGGAGTGGACGCAGAGCCGACGCGCGAGCGCGTGTGGATCCATGGCGACCTCCATCCGGGCAACGTCATCGTGCGCGATGGCGCGCTCTGCGCGTTGATCGACTTCGGCGACGTCACCGCGGGCGACCCCGCCTACGATCTCGCCGCGGCATGGCTGCTGTTCGACGGAACGGGTCATACGACGTTCCGTCGCGCCACTCGTGCACGCTACGACGACGCCACCTGGGTCCGCGCTCGGGCGTGGGCCGCCTACCTCGCGATCGTCTTCCTGACCCAGATGGACGACCGACCGGAGTTTCGCAGGCTCGGTTCGCGCACCGCTCTCGCCCTCGCTGAACGCTGA